Proteins co-encoded in one Thamnophis elegans isolate rThaEle1 chromosome 1, rThaEle1.pri, whole genome shotgun sequence genomic window:
- the LSM7 gene encoding U6 snRNA-associated Sm-like protein LSm7, with the protein MADKEKKKKESILDLSKYIDKTIRVKFQGGREASGVLKGFDPLLNLVLDGTIEYMRDPDDQYKLTEDTRQLGLVVCRGTSVVLICPQDGMEAIPNPFIQQQDG; encoded by the exons ATGGCG gacaaggagaagaagaagaaggagagcatCCTGGACCTCTCCAAGTACATCGACAAGACCATCCGCGTCAAGTTCCAGGGCGGCCGGGAAG CCAGCGGCGTCCTGAAAGGCTTCGATCCGCTGCTCAACCTGGTGCTGGACGGCACCATCGAGTACATGAGAG atccggatGACCAGTACAAACTCACGGAAGACACCCGGCAGCTGGGCCTGGTGGTCTGCAGAGGGACCTCCGTGGTCCTCATCTGCCCGCAGGATGGGATGGAAGCCATTCCGAACCCCTTCATTCAGCAGCAAGATGGCTAA
- the LOC116502783 gene encoding LOW QUALITY PROTEIN: kelch-like protein 21 (The sequence of the model RefSeq protein was modified relative to this genomic sequence to represent the inferred CDS: inserted 8 bases in 6 codons; deleted 2 bases in 1 codon), with product MGFEWEPRSQDRRVFYSGFGFSHPAWIRPCGRKFRPECDAVLEIGGGGECFPVNRWALARHSGYFEAMSXECAERHIWTQGVEAEPFQALLDFTRTGSLGIAPGNVTSLLQTTSFLPLEAAKRRCETFLXKELHVSNCLSLRAYALHFACAALGSAALNVAVSHWADVMTHGEVEELPKATLMELLQSDELFVAHEDVVFDPVMQWVVAALPGQAMDFLELVGLVWVPFLSLXLGLLVKRSQCPGLEAPAQLLKELDRFPPPNWQDAVXSPLASRRYETLFVMAGKRDHEQQELFHCQACSPLKRKDLTQYVLAVLGSLLFVTGGNFREEFFWAPVDWVWIYNSWDDSWLXGPVMEEARNSPCTVGVGFHLHVMGGSTPEGITPSVERLALADSSWKPTSPLIHPGERAGATSMGTRIYXVRGMDENGDVCWAVQRLDIETDMFLSHRCQGEAVPAFLGSFEGGVWAAEGGGT from the exons ATGGGGTTTGAATGGGAGCCAAGGTCACAGGACAGGAGGGTGTTTTATTCTGGGTTTGGCTTCAGCCATCCTGCATGGATCCGTCCCTGTGGGCGGAAATTCAGGCCAGAGTGTGATGCAGTCctggagattgggggggggggggagtgcttccCAGTCAACCGGTGGGCCCTGGCCCGCCACAGCGGCTATTTTGAGGCCATGT GGGAGTGCGCAGAGCGGCACATCTGGACCCAGGGGGTTGAGGCGGAGCCCTTCCAGGCACTTCTGGACTTCACCCGGACAGGCAGCCTTGGCATCGCCCCTGGCAATGTCACCAGCCTTCTGCAGACGACCAGCTTCCTGCCCCTGGAGGCTGCCAAGAGGCGCTGTGAGACCTTTCT GAAAGAGCTGCATGTCTCCAACTGCCTCAGCCTCAGGGCCTATGCACTGCACTTTGCCTGCGCGGCACTTGGCTCTGCTGCCCTCAACGTGGCCGTCAGCCACTGGGCCGACGTGATGACCCACGGCGAGGTTGAGGAGCTGCCCAAAGCCACTCTGATGGAGCTGCTGCAGAGCGATGAGCTCTTTGTGGCTCACGAGGACGTGGTCTTTGACCCAGTGATGCAGTGGGTAGTGGCTGCCCTGCCCGGGCAGGCCATGGATTTCCTGGAGTTGGTGGGCCTGGTGTGGGTCCCCTTCCTCAGCC CCCTTGGCCTCCTGGTGAAGCGCAGCCAGTGCCCCGGGCTGGAAGCTCCGGCTCAGCTGCTGAAAGAGCTGGACCGCTTCCCACCCCCCAACTGGCAGGATGCTG CGAGCCCCCTTGCGAGTCGGAGGTATGAGACTCTCTTTGTGATGGCCGGGAAACGGGACCACGAGCAGCAGGAGCTCTTCCACTGCCAGGCCTGCTCGCCACTCAAGCGCAAAGACCTCACCCAGTATGTTTTGGCTGTCCTGG GCAGCCTGCTCTTTGTCACGGGAGGGAACTTCCGGGAGGAGTTTTTCTGGGCCCCCGTGGACTGGGTGTGGATCTACAACAGCTGGGATGACAGCTGGC GAGGGCCAGTCATGGAGGAGGCTCGCAATAGCCCCTGCACAGTGGGGGTTGGCTTCCACCTGCATGtaatg ggggggagcaccCCAGAGGGCATCACTCCCAGTGTCGAGCGCCTCGCCCTGGCGGACTCCTCCTGGAAGCCCACCAGTCCCCTGATCCACCCCGGGGAACGAGCCGGAGCCACCAGTATGGGCACACGGATCTA AGTGCGTGGCATGGATGAGAATGGGGATGTCTGCTGGGCAGTTCAGCGGCTGGACATAGAGACGGACATGTTTCTTTCTCACCGCTGCCAAGGTGAGGCTGTGCCGGCTTTCCTGGGGTCTTTTGAGGGAGGGGTGTGGGCTGCAGAGGGTGGAGGGACTTAG